From the Planctomycetia bacterium genome, one window contains:
- a CDS encoding type II toxin-antitoxin system VapC family toxin: protein MKYVLDASVALKWVLDEPHVERALLLREEYEIHRSIELIAPDIFSIEIAHVLSKGYRQGKFSADEADDYLADLTTSAPVLMSSQTLLPRAFRISQETRTGIYDALYLALGEAERVQVVTADERMAKLPFDVVFIDDFPLSGTDPRRIPR from the coding sequence ATGAAGTACGTGCTCGATGCTTCGGTGGCTCTGAAGTGGGTGCTCGACGAGCCCCACGTCGAACGAGCATTGCTGCTCCGCGAAGAATATGAAATCCACCGGTCGATCGAATTGATCGCTCCGGATATTTTCTCCATCGAGATCGCTCACGTGCTCTCGAAAGGGTACCGGCAGGGCAAGTTCTCCGCAGACGAGGCGGACGACTATTTGGCCGATCTGACGACAAGCGCTCCGGTGCTAATGTCGTCGCAAACTTTGCTGCCGCGAGCGTTCCGGATTTCTCAGGAAACGCGAACCGGCATCTATGATGCGCTCTATCTCGCGTTGGGAGAAGCGGAACGAGTGCAAGTCGTGACTGCCGACGAACGGATGGCAAAACTCCCGTTCGACGTCGTGTTCATCGATGACTTTCCGCTTTCGGGCACGGACCCACGGCGCATCCCGAGATAG